The following are encoded together in the Janthinobacterium sp. Marseille genome:
- a CDS encoding ABC transporter permease: MFSYILKRLLYAIPIALSVTLLSFMLVYLAPGDPLNAIAPADAPADVIAALKSAYGLDKPVPVQYGMWLSRAVQGDLGTSIASGRQVVTEVMSAVSNTLLLAGVAGFIGVLFGCVLGALAGYWHGGWIDRIATFLSVIGVSVPHYWLGLVLTIIFSIWLGWFPAMGAGPGGSSEWLWDYDHIRHLVLPAITLAVIPMGIITRTVRALVADMLEQEFVIALRARGLSNRAIFRHIAKNTAPTVLAVAGLQIGYLMGGSILVETVFAWPGTGFLLNTAIFQRDMPLLQGTILVLCMFFVGLNLIVDILQPLLDPRMGR, from the coding sequence ATGTTTTCCTACATCCTGAAGCGTCTGCTATATGCAATTCCAATTGCGCTGAGCGTCACGCTACTGTCTTTCATGCTGGTGTATCTGGCACCTGGCGATCCGCTGAATGCGATTGCGCCGGCCGATGCACCTGCCGATGTGATTGCCGCGCTGAAGAGCGCCTACGGCCTCGATAAACCTGTGCCTGTCCAATACGGCATGTGGCTGTCGCGTGCTGTGCAGGGCGATCTCGGCACCTCTATCGCATCCGGTCGCCAGGTGGTGACCGAAGTCATGAGCGCCGTCAGCAATACGCTGCTGCTGGCCGGTGTTGCCGGGTTCATCGGCGTCCTGTTTGGTTGTGTCCTCGGTGCGCTGGCCGGTTACTGGCACGGCGGCTGGATAGACCGCATTGCCACCTTCCTCTCTGTCATAGGCGTGAGCGTGCCGCACTATTGGCTGGGACTGGTATTGACCATTATTTTTTCCATCTGGCTCGGCTGGTTCCCTGCGATGGGCGCGGGACCCGGTGGTTCGTCCGAATGGCTGTGGGACTACGACCATATACGCCATCTGGTATTGCCGGCCATCACGCTGGCCGTGATCCCCATGGGCATCATCACGCGCACCGTACGGGCCCTGGTGGCCGATATGCTGGAACAGGAATTCGTGATTGCGCTGCGTGCCCGTGGCCTGAGCAATCGTGCCATCTTCCGTCATATCGCGAAAAACACTGCACCGACCGTGCTGGCCGTCGCCGGTTTGCAGATCGGGTACCTGATGGGTGGTTCCATCCTGGTTGAAACCGTATTCGCGTGGCCGGGTACCGGCTTCCTGCTGAACACTGCGATCTTCCAGCGTGATATGCCGCTCTTGCAAGGCACGATCCTGGTGCTGTGCATGTTCTTCGTCGGCTTGAATCTGATCGTCGATATCCTGCAACCGCTGCTTGATCCACGTATGGGACGTTGA
- a CDS encoding cystathionine beta-lyase — translation MTDRPTLQTALIHNDYRAPDGFSALPQAIHHASTVLFKDVASMRSRNWQDKNAYTYGLHGTPTTFTLEARLAAIEDGKHCVLAPSGLAAIALVDFAFLKSGDDVLIPDNVYNPNRELANWLQQDFGITARYYDPLIGSGISGLIQPNTRLIWTEAPGSVSMEVPDLPAICQAAHAKGVLVALDNTWAAGLALRGFELGVDIIMQALTKYQSGGSDVLMGAVITQDKALNQRLETAHMRLGFGVAADDVYLVLRSLPTMKLRFEAHDAAARTVAAWLQARPEIAAVLHPALPECPGHAIWQRDFSGAGGLFSVVFDPRYSEAQTDRFVDSLQLFKIGFSWGGVHSLAVPYRMQHMRGNWPHQGQLVRLNIGLEDPQDLIADIEQAFKAMQA, via the coding sequence GTGACTGATCGACCTACGTTACAGACGGCATTGATCCACAATGACTATCGCGCTCCGGATGGTTTCTCCGCACTGCCACAAGCCATCCATCACGCGTCCACGGTCCTGTTCAAGGATGTCGCCAGCATGCGCTCGCGCAACTGGCAGGACAAGAATGCCTACACCTACGGCCTGCACGGCACGCCGACCACCTTCACGCTCGAAGCACGGCTGGCCGCGATTGAAGACGGCAAGCATTGCGTGCTGGCACCCAGCGGCCTGGCTGCAATTGCCCTGGTCGATTTCGCCTTCCTCAAAAGCGGCGACGATGTACTGATTCCGGATAACGTCTATAACCCGAACCGGGAGCTGGCCAACTGGTTGCAGCAGGATTTCGGCATCACAGCACGTTATTACGATCCCTTGATAGGCAGCGGCATCTCCGGGCTGATCCAGCCAAATACACGCTTGATCTGGACCGAAGCACCAGGCTCGGTATCGATGGAAGTACCGGATTTGCCGGCTATCTGCCAGGCAGCGCATGCGAAAGGCGTGCTGGTGGCGCTGGACAATACCTGGGCGGCCGGCCTCGCTTTGCGTGGCTTCGAACTGGGCGTAGACATCATCATGCAAGCGCTGACCAAGTATCAGTCCGGCGGTTCGGACGTCTTGATGGGTGCTGTGATTACGCAAGACAAGGCCTTGAACCAGCGCCTGGAAACGGCGCATATGCGCCTTGGCTTTGGTGTGGCTGCCGATGACGTCTATCTGGTATTGCGCAGCTTGCCGACCATGAAATTGCGCTTCGAAGCGCATGATGCAGCGGCACGGACTGTGGCAGCCTGGTTGCAGGCGCGGCCAGAGATTGCTGCTGTCTTACACCCGGCTTTGCCGGAATGCCCGGGACACGCCATCTGGCAGCGCGACTTCAGCGGTGCCGGCGGTTTGTTTTCAGTCGTGTTTGATCCACGCTATAGCGAGGCGCAGACTGATCGCTTTGTCGACAGCCTGCAACTTTTCAAGATCGGTTTTAGCTGGGGCGGCGTGCACAGCCTGGCGGTACCGTACCGGATGCAGCATATGCGCGGCAACTGGCCGCATCAGGGACAGTTGGTACGTTTGAATATCGGCCTGGAAGATCCGCAAGACCTGATTGCCGATATCGAGCAAGCGTTCAAGGCGATGCAGGCCTGA
- the pgeF gene encoding peptidoglycan editing factor PgeF, whose translation MELILPQWGISLPAVGALATTRPCGISATPYDDGQGGGGLNLGVHVGDALANVEHNRAQIRRQLPAEPAWLTQVHGTTVLDAAQVSGAPEADASFTTQAGVVCAIMTADCLPVLFADTAGRVVAAAHAGWRGLAAGILDNTVAQMRAAGAGTIHAWLGPAIGPQQFEVGEDVLQAFVTKDPAAATAFKAIADKPGKYLADIYHLARMTLAKLGVTKVSGGNACTVSDPQRFYSYRRDGVTGRMAALIWLR comes from the coding sequence ATGGAGCTGATTCTTCCTCAATGGGGTATATCCTTGCCGGCAGTCGGCGCACTGGCGACGACGCGTCCTTGCGGCATCAGTGCGACACCTTATGACGACGGGCAGGGCGGTGGTGGTTTAAACCTCGGCGTGCATGTCGGCGATGCGCTTGCCAATGTCGAACACAATCGGGCACAAATCCGGCGCCAGCTGCCTGCCGAACCGGCATGGCTGACGCAGGTGCATGGTACGACCGTGCTGGATGCTGCCCAGGTTTCCGGTGCGCCGGAAGCCGATGCCAGCTTCACAACGCAAGCCGGTGTGGTGTGCGCGATCATGACCGCGGATTGCCTGCCGGTGTTGTTTGCCGATACGGCCGGTCGTGTCGTCGCCGCGGCGCATGCCGGCTGGCGCGGTTTGGCGGCCGGGATTCTGGATAATACGGTGGCGCAGATGCGTGCGGCCGGGGCTGGCACCATACACGCGTGGCTCGGGCCGGCGATCGGTCCGCAGCAATTCGAAGTCGGGGAAGATGTGTTGCAGGCTTTCGTGACGAAAGATCCGGCGGCCGCGACGGCATTCAAGGCGATAGCCGATAAGCCGGGCAAATACCTGGCCGATATCTATCATTTGGCGCGCATGACTTTAGCCAAACTGGGCGTCACCAAAGTCTCCGGCGGCAATGCATGCACGGTCAGTGATCCGCAGCGTTTTTATTCTTATCGTCGCGATGGCGTGACGGGCCGCATGGCGGCGCTGATCTGGCTCAGATAA
- the rimO gene encoding 30S ribosomal protein S12 methylthiotransferase RimO yields MTNALQATPKIGFVSLGCPKALVDSEQILTQLRAEGYDTAKSYDGADLVIVNTCGFIDAAVQESLDAIGEALHENGKVIVTGCLGAKKDADGDDIIQKVHPKVLAVTGPHALGEVMDAVHKHMPKPHAPFIDLVPAQGIKLTPKHFAYLKISEGCNHRCSFCIIPSMRGDLVSRPIADVMMEAENLFKAGVKELLVISQDTSAYGVDVKFRMGFWNGKPVKTHMTQLVEALGELAKQYGAWVRLHYVYPYPHVDAIIPMMAEGKILPYLDVPLQHAHPDVLKRMKRPASGEKNIERIQAWRAMCPDLTIRSTFIAGFPGETDAEFEYLLDFLKEAEIDRLGCFAYSPVEGATANDLPNAVPEEVREERRGRVMLLQEEISKKRLQAKVGKTMRVLLDEVNRNGGVARSGADAPEIDGVVYVKPPYEPHLKLKVGEFIDVKITGADAHDLWAEA; encoded by the coding sequence ATGACCAACGCTCTTCAAGCAACACCCAAAATCGGCTTCGTTTCCCTCGGATGCCCGAAAGCCCTGGTCGACTCAGAACAAATCCTTACCCAGCTGCGCGCTGAAGGTTATGACACTGCCAAGTCCTACGACGGCGCAGATCTGGTGATCGTCAATACTTGCGGCTTCATTGATGCCGCCGTACAGGAATCACTGGATGCGATTGGCGAAGCCCTGCATGAAAACGGTAAAGTCATCGTCACCGGTTGCCTGGGTGCCAAGAAAGACGCAGACGGCGACGACATCATCCAGAAAGTCCACCCCAAGGTATTGGCTGTCACCGGCCCGCATGCGCTGGGCGAGGTGATGGATGCAGTCCACAAACACATGCCAAAGCCGCATGCACCTTTCATTGACCTGGTGCCGGCGCAAGGTATCAAGCTGACTCCCAAGCATTTTGCCTATCTGAAAATTTCCGAAGGCTGTAACCATCGTTGCAGTTTTTGCATCATCCCATCGATGCGCGGCGACCTCGTATCGCGCCCGATTGCCGATGTGATGATGGAAGCGGAAAACCTGTTCAAGGCCGGCGTCAAGGAATTGCTGGTGATTTCACAAGACACCAGCGCCTATGGCGTGGATGTGAAATTCCGTATGGGCTTCTGGAACGGCAAGCCGGTCAAGACCCATATGACGCAACTGGTTGAAGCGCTAGGCGAACTGGCCAAGCAATATGGTGCTTGGGTGCGCCTGCACTATGTTTATCCTTACCCGCACGTGGATGCCATCATCCCGATGATGGCCGAAGGCAAAATCCTGCCTTACCTCGACGTGCCGCTGCAACATGCACATCCGGATGTTTTGAAGCGCATGAAGCGCCCGGCCAGCGGTGAAAAGAATATTGAACGTATCCAGGCATGGCGCGCGATGTGCCCTGACCTGACGATACGTTCGACCTTTATCGCCGGTTTCCCTGGCGAGACCGATGCCGAATTTGAATACCTGCTCGACTTCCTGAAGGAAGCCGAAATTGACCGTCTCGGCTGCTTTGCCTATTCGCCGGTAGAAGGCGCGACGGCCAACGATTTGCCGAATGCGGTACCGGAAGAAGTACGCGAAGAGCGTCGTGGCCGCGTCATGTTGTTGCAGGAAGAAATTTCGAAGAAGCGTTTGCAGGCCAAGGTCGGCAAGACCATGCGCGTGTTGCTGGATGAAGTCAATCGCAATGGTGGTGTTGCACGTTCGGGTGCCGATGCACCGGAAATCGATGGCGTGGTCTACGTCAAGCCGCCATATGAACCGCATCTGAAATTGAAGGTGGGCGAATTCATCGACGTCAAGATTACCGGCGCCGATGCACATGATTTGTGGGCTGAAGCATGA
- the phaC gene encoding class I poly(R)-hydroxyalkanoic acid synthase translates to MNQQQSSPYSMFGAGMGIDPAVATQLQNDYAQQFMTLWQQMLSAQVPPVADKRFADPAWQSSTMHAFNAAAYLLNAKFLAAMADAVQVPPKAKQKIRFAIEQMVNAMSPANFLFSNPEAQQKLIETKGASLTNGLKHLFEDMQKGRISQSDETAFEVGRNVAITEGAVVFENELFQLLQYKPLTPTVYERPLLLVPPCINKYYILDLQAHNSFVRYAVEQGHTVFLISWRNADASIAHATWNDYIEDGVLQAMHVAKAITRQEKINVLGFCVGGTMLTNALALACARGEEPAASLTLLTTFLDFSDTGILDVYIDEGKIKEIEQEIGSGGLMKGLDFNAAFASLRSNELIWNYVASNYLKGENPAPFDMLYWNADSTNLPGPMYCWYVRNTYLENNLKQFGKFMLGDKSIDLRQIDAPSFIYGSRDDHIVPWTSAYESVNILNRKKPQQNRFVLGAAGHIAGVINPPGKSRRQYWINDVQDGLDAMSWLAGAQEVAGSWWPAWTEFLASHAGKQVKARSKLGNAKFKPIEAAPGRYVKAKAA, encoded by the coding sequence ATGAATCAGCAGCAATCTTCCCCCTATTCAATGTTTGGAGCGGGGATGGGGATAGATCCGGCAGTGGCGACGCAACTGCAAAATGATTACGCGCAGCAGTTCATGACCCTGTGGCAGCAAATGCTGAGCGCGCAAGTGCCGCCTGTTGCGGATAAACGTTTTGCCGATCCGGCCTGGCAATCCAGCACCATGCACGCCTTCAATGCGGCAGCTTATCTGTTGAATGCCAAATTCCTCGCGGCCATGGCAGACGCGGTACAAGTACCTCCCAAAGCCAAGCAAAAAATCCGCTTCGCCATTGAGCAAATGGTGAACGCAATGTCGCCGGCAAATTTCCTGTTTTCGAATCCGGAAGCGCAGCAAAAGCTGATCGAGACCAAAGGCGCGAGCCTGACGAACGGACTCAAGCATTTGTTTGAAGACATGCAAAAAGGCCGCATTTCGCAAAGCGATGAAACAGCATTTGAAGTCGGGCGTAACGTCGCGATCACCGAAGGTGCGGTGGTGTTTGAAAATGAATTATTCCAGTTGCTGCAATACAAGCCGCTGACACCCACAGTCTACGAGCGTCCCTTGTTATTGGTGCCGCCGTGCATCAATAAATATTACATACTGGATTTGCAGGCGCATAACTCCTTCGTGCGCTATGCAGTAGAGCAGGGACATACGGTCTTCCTGATTTCATGGCGCAATGCCGATGCATCCATCGCCCATGCGACCTGGAACGATTACATCGAGGATGGTGTATTGCAGGCCATGCATGTCGCGAAGGCCATCACGCGCCAGGAAAAAATCAATGTGCTGGGCTTTTGCGTAGGCGGCACCATGCTGACGAATGCGCTGGCGCTGGCTTGCGCGCGCGGTGAAGAGCCTGCTGCCAGCCTGACCTTGCTGACCACTTTCCTGGATTTTTCCGATACCGGCATCCTCGATGTGTATATCGATGAAGGCAAGATCAAAGAGATAGAGCAGGAGATAGGTAGCGGCGGCTTGATGAAGGGGTTGGATTTTAATGCTGCCTTTGCCAGCCTGCGTTCGAATGAGCTGATCTGGAATTACGTCGCATCGAATTACCTGAAAGGGGAAAATCCCGCACCCTTCGATATGCTTTACTGGAATGCCGACAGTACCAATCTGCCGGGCCCCATGTATTGCTGGTATGTACGTAATACTTATTTGGAAAACAATCTGAAGCAATTCGGCAAATTCATGTTGGGCGACAAGTCCATCGATTTGCGCCAGATTGACGCGCCGAGTTTTATCTACGGTTCGCGCGACGATCATATCGTGCCGTGGACCAGTGCATATGAATCAGTCAACATCCTCAATCGTAAAAAGCCGCAGCAGAACCGTTTCGTCCTCGGTGCCGCCGGCCATATTGCTGGTGTGATTAATCCACCGGGCAAGAGCCGGCGCCAGTACTGGATCAACGATGTGCAGGATGGCCTGGATGCAATGTCGTGGCTGGCCGGGGCGCAAGAGGTGGCGGGTAGCTGGTGGCCGGCCTGGACTGAATTTCTGGCCAGTCATGCCGGCAAGCAGGTGAAGGCGCGTAGCAAATTGGGCAATGCCAAATTCAAACCGATAGAAGCCGCGCCGGGCCGTTACGTAAAGGCAAAAGCAGCGTAA
- a CDS encoding ABC transporter permease subunit, translating to MAFSLNFAPQAAVPVLPTPARGYWSKVLRQLMRDPVAMGAALVVFLIVCAAVFAPWLAPMDPYKGSMIKRLLPIGSEGYLLGTDELGRDMLSRLMYGGRLSLLMGVTPVLAAFGIGTSIGLLAGYVGGRLNMIIMRVLDVFYAFPSVLLAVAISGALGPGMTNSILALTLVFVPQVVRVAESVTTQVRKLDYIEAARMSGASAFSIIRVHVLGNVLGPVFVYATGLLSVSMILAAGLSFLGLGVKPPEPEWGLMLNTLRSAIFRNPWVAALPGLLIFITSIGFNLLADGVRSAMDIRR from the coding sequence ATGGCTTTCTCTTTGAATTTTGCACCGCAAGCCGCGGTCCCCGTATTGCCGACACCGGCGCGCGGTTATTGGAGCAAGGTCTTGCGGCAATTGATGCGCGACCCGGTGGCTATGGGCGCGGCACTGGTGGTCTTTTTGATTGTATGTGCTGCCGTATTTGCACCATGGCTCGCGCCTATGGATCCGTATAAGGGCAGCATGATCAAACGCCTGCTGCCGATAGGAAGCGAAGGCTATTTGCTCGGGACCGATGAGCTGGGACGAGACATGTTAAGTCGCCTGATGTATGGCGGTCGCCTGTCGCTGCTGATGGGCGTGACGCCGGTGCTGGCAGCCTTCGGTATCGGTACTTCCATCGGCTTGCTGGCCGGCTATGTCGGTGGTCGCCTGAATATGATCATCATGCGCGTGCTGGATGTGTTCTATGCATTCCCGTCGGTATTGCTGGCGGTTGCCATCTCCGGCGCACTCGGCCCGGGTATGACGAACAGTATTCTGGCGTTGACGCTGGTCTTCGTGCCGCAAGTGGTACGGGTGGCGGAAAGCGTAACGACCCAGGTCCGCAAGCTGGATTACATAGAAGCGGCACGCATGAGCGGAGCCAGTGCTTTCTCCATCATCCGGGTGCATGTGCTGGGCAATGTATTGGGGCCGGTATTCGTCTACGCGACTGGCTTGCTCAGCGTCAGTATGATCCTCGCCGCAGGTTTGTCCTTCCTCGGTCTCGGTGTCAAACCGCCTGAGCCTGAATGGGGCCTGATGCTTAATACGCTGCGTTCCGCCATCTTCCGTAATCCCTGGGTCGCGGCTTTGCCGGGCTTATTGATTTTTATCACGTCTATCGGCTTCAACCTGCTGGCCGATGGTGTGCGCTCTGCTATGGATATACGCCGATGA
- the phaR gene encoding polyhydroxyalkanoate synthesis repressor PhaR — protein MTSTKKISERLIKKYPNRRLYDTQTSSYITLADVKQLVLDSEQFSVLDAKTDEDLTRSILLQIILEEEANGSPMFSSAALSQIIRYYGHAMQGMMGSYLEKNIQAFIDIQNKLTENSKDLYEGKPFSPEMWTQFMNVQGPIMQGMMSNYIEQSKSLFVQMQEQMQTQSKNMFGAFPFAPPAPPPGDKNNK, from the coding sequence ATGACGAGTACAAAAAAAATCTCCGAGCGCTTGATTAAGAAATATCCAAACCGTCGTCTGTATGACACGCAAACGAGTTCTTACATTACGCTCGCCGATGTCAAACAGTTGGTACTGGATAGCGAGCAGTTTTCCGTGCTCGATGCGAAGACCGATGAAGATTTGACGCGTAGCATCCTGTTGCAGATCATCCTGGAAGAGGAAGCCAATGGTTCGCCCATGTTTTCCAGCGCCGCCTTGTCGCAAATCATTCGCTACTACGGCCACGCAATGCAGGGCATGATGGGTTCTTACCTGGAAAAAAATATCCAGGCCTTCATCGATATCCAGAACAAGCTGACCGAAAACTCCAAGGACCTGTACGAAGGCAAGCCTTTCAGTCCGGAGATGTGGACCCAGTTCATGAATGTGCAAGGCCCTATCATGCAAGGCATGATGAGCAATTACATAGAACAGAGCAAAAGCCTGTTCGTGCAAATGCAGGAACAAATGCAAACTCAGTCGAAAAACATGTTCGGCGCCTTCCCGTTTGCCCCGCCAGCGCCACCTCCTGGCGATAAAAACAACAAGTAA
- a CDS encoding outer membrane protein assembly factor BamD gives MQKPMLKITIVALAFLLSACSLTPDKFDETKNWSPSKLYSEAREEMNVGDYAKAVSHFEKLESRYPFGTYAQQAQMEIAYAYYRQGDQPQALAAVERFIKLHPDHPNVDYMYYLRGLINFNDKVSIFDFVSRQDPTERDPKAAREAFDSFKLLTERFPDSKYTPDATARLAYLVNGMAQYDVHVANYYYRRGAYLAAVNRAQSAVKNYPGAPAVEGALYVMIRSYDALNLPQLRDDAERVMKTNFPDSVYFRGGPKKDDPWWKVW, from the coding sequence ATGCAAAAACCAATGCTAAAAATTACCATCGTCGCTCTCGCCTTCCTACTGTCCGCATGTAGCCTCACACCCGACAAATTCGACGAGACCAAAAACTGGTCTCCGTCCAAATTATACTCGGAGGCTCGTGAAGAGATGAACGTAGGTGACTACGCCAAGGCTGTCTCCCACTTTGAAAAGCTGGAATCGCGTTATCCCTTCGGTACTTATGCGCAACAGGCACAGATGGAAATCGCCTACGCCTACTATCGCCAGGGTGACCAGCCACAAGCTTTGGCTGCGGTGGAACGCTTCATCAAGCTGCACCCGGATCATCCGAACGTCGACTATATGTACTACCTGCGCGGCCTGATCAACTTCAACGACAAAGTCAGCATTTTCGACTTTGTCTCGCGCCAGGACCCGACCGAACGTGATCCGAAAGCCGCTCGCGAAGCCTTCGACTCATTCAAATTGCTGACAGAACGCTTCCCGGACAGCAAGTACACACCGGACGCCACAGCCCGCCTGGCCTACCTGGTCAACGGCATGGCGCAATATGATGTGCACGTAGCAAATTACTACTATCGTCGGGGTGCCTACCTGGCTGCCGTCAACCGTGCGCAGTCAGCAGTGAAGAACTATCCGGGTGCACCGGCAGTGGAAGGTGCATTGTACGTAATGATCCGCTCTTACGATGCACTCAACCTGCCGCAACTGCGTGATGATGCGGAACGTGTGATGAAGACCAATTTCCCTGACAGTGTCTACTTCCGCGGCGGCCCAAAAAAGGACGATCCTTGGTGGAAAGTCTGGTAA
- a CDS encoding ABC transporter substrate-binding protein: MALDKWVARWLMVVPVALALHSGVHAETVARYGISMADIPLTTGQPDRGAGAYQFTGHTIYDPLIAWEANIGTRPGKLIPGLATEWKVDPKDQKKWLFTLRKGVKFHDGSDFKADAVVWNLDKVLNDKSPQFDAKQSAQVRPRIPSIVSYRKVNDYAVEITTKEIDALFPYQLPWFLISSPAQWEKVGRDWNKFASQASGTGPFKLDKLVPRERAELVKNAGYWDKSRLAQTDRVILLPIPDALTRANALLNGQVDIIETPPPDVLPQLKSSGFKLVTNVTPHVWPYHFSTQPGSPWTDIRVRKAANLAVDRSGIVALMNGLAVPAYGQLDPTSPWFGKPTFKIKYDLAAARALMAQAGYSPSKPLKAKIVIAQGGTGQMLSLPMNEYIQQSLAEIGIQVQFEVVELETLYLHWRSGAKGDINAGKGITAINLGYVTADPFYALTRFADSRYVAPNGVNWGGWSNPKVDAELDQIRTTFDVKAQDKLLAQVHQAMVDDALMLWVVHDVNPHVISPKVKGFIQAQHWFQDLTTIRM; the protein is encoded by the coding sequence ATGGCGTTGGACAAATGGGTTGCACGATGGTTGATGGTGGTTCCGGTCGCGCTGGCACTGCATTCGGGAGTACATGCGGAAACAGTAGCACGGTACGGGATCTCGATGGCGGATATTCCGCTGACTACAGGCCAGCCGGATCGCGGTGCTGGTGCTTATCAATTTACAGGTCACACGATTTACGATCCGCTGATCGCGTGGGAAGCGAATATCGGTACACGTCCGGGCAAGCTGATCCCGGGCCTGGCAACGGAATGGAAGGTTGATCCCAAGGACCAAAAGAAATGGTTGTTCACGCTGCGCAAAGGCGTGAAGTTCCATGACGGTTCGGACTTCAAGGCCGATGCCGTGGTGTGGAACCTGGACAAGGTATTGAACGACAAATCGCCGCAGTTCGATGCCAAGCAAAGTGCGCAGGTACGTCCGCGCATTCCTTCCATTGTTTCTTATCGCAAGGTGAATGACTACGCGGTAGAAATCACGACCAAGGAAATCGATGCGCTATTCCCTTACCAATTGCCGTGGTTCCTGATTTCCAGCCCGGCGCAATGGGAAAAGGTCGGCCGCGACTGGAACAAGTTTGCCTCGCAGGCATCCGGTACCGGTCCGTTCAAACTGGACAAGCTGGTACCGCGTGAACGTGCTGAGCTGGTCAAGAATGCCGGCTACTGGGATAAATCACGTCTGGCGCAAACCGATCGCGTAATTCTCTTGCCGATTCCGGATGCGTTGACACGTGCCAATGCCTTGTTGAACGGTCAGGTCGACATCATTGAAACACCACCACCTGATGTCTTGCCGCAATTGAAAAGCTCGGGCTTCAAACTGGTGACCAACGTGACACCACACGTCTGGCCTTACCACTTCAGCACCCAGCCTGGTTCGCCATGGACCGATATCCGTGTACGCAAGGCTGCCAACCTGGCAGTGGACCGCAGCGGTATCGTGGCCTTGATGAATGGCCTGGCAGTGCCTGCTTACGGTCAGCTTGATCCGACCAGCCCATGGTTCGGTAAACCGACTTTCAAAATCAAGTATGACCTCGCAGCGGCACGTGCCTTGATGGCGCAAGCCGGTTACAGCCCAAGCAAGCCACTGAAAGCGAAGATCGTCATCGCACAAGGTGGTACCGGCCAGATGTTGTCCTTGCCTATGAATGAATACATCCAGCAAAGCCTGGCTGAAATCGGCATCCAGGTGCAGTTTGAAGTAGTGGAGCTGGAAACCCTGTACCTGCACTGGCGTAGTGGTGCCAAGGGCGATATCAATGCAGGCAAAGGCATTACCGCCATCAACCTTGGCTATGTCACGGCTGATCCATTCTATGCGCTGACCCGCTTTGCTGACAGCCGTTATGTCGCACCAAACGGTGTGAACTGGGGTGGCTGGTCGAATCCTAAAGTGGATGCCGAGCTGGATCAAATCCGCACCACCTTCGACGTCAAGGCGCAGGACAAATTGCTGGCGCAAGTGCACCAGGCGATGGTCGACGATGCACTGATGCTGTGGGTAGTACATGACGTCAATCCGCACGTGATTTCGCCAAAAGTGAAGGGCTTTATCCAGGCTCAACACTGGTTCCAGGATCTGACCACGATCCGTATGTAA
- a CDS encoding RluA family pseudouridine synthase has protein sequence MPESDLEGVDDGDDLALELPPIELDLNPDVCGVRLDKVLSTLVPQYSRSRLQQWIDGGHVSVDGEVARAKMTVYGDEKVVIYPQPAPEDEAFKPEAMDLAIVHEDAEMLVINKPAGLVVHPAAGNWSGTLLNGLLHYLPSISGVPRAGIVHRLDKDTSGLMVVAKTLIAHTDLVRQLQARTVKREYLALVWGTPNITGKIDASIGRHARDRIKMAVSENLTAKPAVTHFQRLATGMLDGRPVSLMLCRLETGRTHQIRVHMQSIGFALVGDGLYGKQHLTTVFPRQALHARRLGLIHPVSGEAVEWSSELPQDFAELIARAGIKTY, from the coding sequence ATGCCTGAAAGCGATCTGGAGGGCGTGGATGATGGCGACGACCTGGCGCTGGAACTGCCCCCGATTGAACTGGATTTGAACCCCGACGTCTGCGGCGTCCGTTTGGACAAGGTCCTGTCGACCCTGGTTCCGCAGTATTCACGTAGCCGCCTGCAACAATGGATAGATGGCGGTCACGTCAGCGTGGATGGCGAAGTTGCCCGCGCGAAAATGACCGTCTATGGCGATGAAAAAGTTGTCATTTACCCGCAGCCAGCGCCGGAAGACGAGGCATTCAAGCCAGAAGCCATGGATTTGGCGATCGTCCATGAAGACGCGGAAATGCTGGTCATTAACAAGCCGGCCGGTCTGGTCGTGCATCCTGCCGCAGGCAACTGGTCTGGCACCTTGCTGAATGGCTTATTGCATTATTTGCCATCAATTTCCGGTGTGCCACGCGCCGGTATCGTGCATCGCCTGGACAAGGACACCAGCGGCTTGATGGTGGTGGCGAAAACCCTGATCGCGCATACCGACCTGGTGCGGCAGCTGCAGGCGCGTACCGTGAAACGTGAATACCTGGCACTGGTGTGGGGTACGCCGAATATTACCGGCAAGATAGATGCATCGATAGGGCGTCATGCGCGTGATCGCATCAAGATGGCGGTATCCGAAAACCTCACGGCTAAACCCGCAGTCACCCATTTCCAGCGTCTGGCAACCGGCATGCTGGACGGTCGCCCGGTCAGCCTGATGCTATGTCGACTGGAAACCGGTCGTACCCACCAGATCCGCGTGCATATGCAATCGATAGGTTTTGCGCTGGTCGGTGACGGCTTGTATGGCAAGCAGCATTTGACCACGGTCTTCCCACGCCAGGCCCTGCATGCGCGTCGGCTCGGGCTGATCCATCCGGTCAGTGGCGAGGCGGTTGAGTGGTCTAGCGAATTGCCGCAAGATTTTGCCGAGCTGATCGCACGCGCCGGTATCAAAACTTATTAG